Proteins encoded within one genomic window of Glycine soja cultivar W05 chromosome 1, ASM419377v2, whole genome shotgun sequence:
- the LOC114411215 gene encoding protein PHYTOCHROME KINASE SUBSTRATE 1-like yields the protein MVILAATSNNKIHQLQTFNSQNNNYHLRDASFSSYLNNKKEILAESGHGYVSSRKEPLGVKKEDDGEIGVFEAEKYFNGEEMESPPRIADNDANKHLPQKDEQTVLVTRKYKVQYGTPSVRSESSLNSQSALLQSAVRNSSRNMKSKLQRKSFLAGLGCKCYCSDKNSVDISDHAGEISFSKNATHGKTTSRNMFNAEPEANHSFKMTKPNAAEISINKDVYFQRPEKLGVGLSKENSLALSAVNSISGNHLLKMQLQQVEKSRNSLEVFGSPILSIRNKSLSFDKRLAKTSSWDDAPKIEETDFSAKSGGNYNDADSDASSDLFEIESLTGKSNTFLGRSTSNVVSSCASPTTCYAPSEVSIEWSVATASALEYSAMSDYDDQRSIATTRSPIRTSIVSSNAKPKVIKEMQRRRPSMLLGCKSQKAVGVAVNAFTTYEKTSSNTNSRCRSDTFPQVTETKEGSFGARHKQHAYATTPLQRSLSPHPSQLLYI from the coding sequence ATGGTTATCTTAGCAGCCACTTCCAATAACAAGATCCATCAGTTGCAAACTTTCAACTCTCAGAACAATAACTACCACCTGCGCGATGCGTCCTTCTCATCGTACTTGAACAACAAAAAAGAGATCCTGGCTGAATCAGGCCATGGCTATGTCAGCAGCAGAAAGGAGCCTCTTGGAGTAAAGAAGGAAGATGATGGAGAGATTGGAGTATTTGAAGCTGAAAAGTACTTCAATGGAGAAGAGATGGAAAGCCCCCCAAGAATTGCTGATAATGACGCAAACAAGCACCTGCCCCAGAAAGATGAACAAACAGTTCTTGTAACTAGAAAGTACAAAGTTCAGTATGGAACTCCAAGTGTAAGGTCTGAGTCAAGCTTGAATAGCCAAAGTGCACTGTTGCAAAGTGCTGTGAGGAATTCCTCAAGGAACATGAAAAGCAAATTGCAGAGGAAGAGTTTTCTAGCTGGTCTTGGTTGCAAATGCTATTGTTCTGACAAGAATTCTGTTGATATTAGTGACCATGCAGGTGAAATCAGTTTCAGCAAAAATGCCACTCATGGAAAAACAACTTCAAGAAATATGTTCAATGCTGAGCCAGAGGCTAATCATTCATTTAAAATGACTAAGCCTAATGCAGCAGAAATTTCGATTAACAAAGATGTCTACTTTCAAAGGCCAGAGAAGTTAGGGGTGGGATTGAGCAAAGAAAACAGTTTAGCACTCTCAGCTGTGAATTCTATCTCAGGAAATCATCTGCTGAAAATGCAACTTCAGCAAGTAGAGAAGTCAAGGAATTCATTGGAAGTGTTTGGCTCCCCAATATTGAGTATCAGGAACAAGTCTTTAAGCTTTGATAAAAGGTTGGCAAAGACCTCTTCTTGGGACGATGCTCCTAAGATTGAAGAAACTGACTTCTCAGCAAAATCTGGAGGAAACTACAATGATGCTGATAGTGATGCAAGTTCAGACTTGTTTGAGATTGAAAGCCTCACAGGAAAATCCAACACCTTCCTTGGTAGATCAACATCCAATGTTGTTTCTAGCTGTGCCAGTCCCACAACTTGTTATGCACCAAGTGAGGTAAGCATTGAATGGAGTGTGGCCACTGCCAGTGCCTTGGAGTACTCAGCCATGTCAGATTATGATGATCAAAGGTCAATAGCAACCACAAGGAGTCCAATTAGGACATCCATAGTTTCCTCAAATGCTAAACCAAAAGTCATCAAAGAGATGCAGAGGCGGCGTCCTAGCATGCTGTTGGGTTGCAAGAGCCAGAAAGCTGTAGGAGTTGCTGTGAATGCCTTCACAACATATGAGAAAACAAGTTCTAACACGAATAGTCGTTGCAGGTCGGACACCTTCCCTCAGGTGACAGAGACAAAGGAAGGAAGTTTTGGTGCAAGACATAAGCAACATGCTTATGCAACAACCCCACTTCAGCGCTCACTCTCACCACATCCTTCACAACTCTTGTACATTTAG
- the LOC114411221 gene encoding probable methyltransferase PMT2, with protein MAKPSSADGRTRSHVQIFIVVGLCCFFYILGAWQRSGFGKGDSIALEITKKGADCNVVPNLSFDSHHGGEVSKIGEFESKSKVFEPCDSRYIDYTPCQDQQRAMTFPRENMNYRERHCPPEEEKLHCMIPAPKGYVTPFPWPKSRDYVPYANAPYKSLTVEKAIQNWIQYEGNVFRFPGGGTQFPQGADRYIDQLASVIPIKDGTVRTALDTGCGVASWGAYLWSRNVIAMSFAPRDSHEAQVQFALERGVPAVIGVLGTIKLPYPSAAFDMAHCSRCLIPWGANDGMYMMEVDRVLRPGGYWVLSGPPINWKVNYKAWQRSKEDLEEEQRKIEETAKLLCWEKKSENSEIAIWQKTVDTESCRSRQEDSSVKFCESTDANDVWYKKMEVCITPSPKVYGDYKPFPERLYAIPPRIASGSVPGVSVETYQEDSKKWKKHVNAYKKINRLLDTGRYRNIMDMNAGLGSFAADIQSSKLWVMNVVPTIAEKSTLGVIYERGLIGIYHDWCEAFSTYPRTYDLIHSDSLFSLYKDKCDTEDILLEMDRILRPEGAVIIRDEVDVLIKVKKLVEGMRWDTKMVDHEDGPLVPEKVLIAVKQYWVANATSTQ; from the exons ATGGCAAAACCAAGTTCAGCTGATGGTAGGACTAGAAGCCATGTGCAAATCTTTATAGTAGTTGGTCTGTGCTGCTTCTTCTATATATTGGGAGCATGGCAAAGAAGTGGTTTTGGTAAGGGAGATAGTATAGCATTGGAAATTACTAAGAAAGGTGCAGACTGTAATGTAGTTCCCAATTTGAGTTTTGACTCTCACCATGGTGGAGAAGTTAGCAAAATTGGTGAATTTGAGTCAAAATCCAAGGTTTTTGAACCTTGTGATTCTCGTTACATCGATTACACTCCCTGCCAAGATCAGCAGCGTGCCATGACTTTTCCTAGAGAAAATATGAATTATCGGGAGAGGCATTGCCCCCCTGAGGAAGAAAAGTTGCACTGTATGATCCCAGCACCCAAGGGGTATGTAACTCCTTTTCCATGGCCGAAGAGCCGTGATTATGTTCCATATGCAAATGCACCGTACAAGAGTCTCACAGTTGAGAAGGCTATTCAGAACTGGATCCAATATGAGGGAAATGTGTTTAGATTTCCTGGTGGTGGAACCCAATTTCCTCAAGGTGCTGACAGATATATTGATCAACTTGCTTCTGTGATACCTATAAAGGATGGGACAGTCAGGACGGCACTGGACACTGGTTGCGGG GTTGCCAGTTGGGGTGCATACCTCTGGAGCAGAAATGTTATTGCCATGTCATTTGCGCCACGGGACTCTCACGAAGCACAAGTACAGTTTGCTCTTGAAAGGGGTGTACCTGCTGTCATTGGTGTTCTGGGAACCATTAAATTGCCTTATCCATCTGCAGCCTTTGACATGGCACATTGCTCTCGCTGCTTGATTCCTTGGGGAGCAAATG ATGGAATGTATATGATGGAAGTTGACAGAGTTCTAAGACCTGGTGGTTATTGGGTGCTTTCGGGTCCTCCAATCAATTGGAAGGTTAATTACAAAGCCTGGCAGAGATCTAAGGAGGATCTTGAAGAAGAACAAAGAAAGATTGAAGAGACTGCTAAGCTCCTTTGCTGGGAGAAGAAGTCTGAGAATTCTGAAATTGCCATTTGGCAAAAAACTGTAGACACTGAATCATGTCGTAGCAGACAAGAAGATTCTAGTGTAAAATTCTGTGAATCAACAGATGCTAATGATGTCTG GTATAAGAAAATGGAGGTCTGCATTACTCCAAGTCCTAAAGTTTATGGTGATTATAAGCCATTTCCAGAGAGGCTATATGCTATCCCTCCTAGAATTGCTAGTGGCTCTGTTCCTGGAGTTTCGGTTGAGACATATCAAGAAGATAGCAAAAAGTGGAAAAAGCATGTAAATGCTTATAAGAAAATTAACAGACTCCTGGATACTGGAAGGTATCGCAACATTATGGATATGAATGCTGGATTGGGTAGTTTTGCTGCTGATATTCAATCATCCAAGTTATGGGTCATGAATGTTGTGCCTACTATAGCTGAGAAAAGTACATTGGGTGTCATTTATGAGCGAGGACTTATTGGCATCTATCATGATTG GTGTGAAGCCTTCTCTACATACCCAAGGACATATGACCTCATTCATAGTGATAGTCTCTTTAGTCTTTATAAGGATAA ATGTGATACAGAAGACATTCTTCTGGAGATGGACCGAATTTTACGCCCAGAAGGTGCTGTAATAATCCGCGACGAAGTCGATGTCTTAATTAAGGTAAAGAAATTAGTTGAAGGAATGAGATGGGATACTAAAATGGTGGACCATGAGGATGGTCCACTTGTTCCTGAGAAGGTATTAATTGCTGTCAAGCAATATTGGGTTGCAAATGCCACATCTACACAATGA